The segment GCAGCGCCTCCTCTCCCATACAAATAAACAAATAAAGACGGCAACTAGAGGAAGGATGATTCTTATGTCAAACATCATTATCGCTCCCGGTAAATATGTACAGGGCAAAGGTGAACTATCAAAGTTGGGCGGCTATGTGGAAAAACTCGGCGCGAAGCCCTTTATACTCGTAAGCCCCTCCGGTATGAAGCGGGTAAAAGAGCCCATCACGCGGAGCTTCGGCGCGACGCCGCTGGTCTTTGAAGAATTCTGCGGCGAGTGCAGCAAAAAAGAGATAAACCGCCTCATTGAGAAGATGGGCGGCTGCGACGTCGTCATCGGCGTCGGCGGCGGCAAGATACTCGATACCGTGAAGGCCGTCGCCTACTACGCGAAGAAACCCGTCGTCATCGTGCCGACGATCGCCTCGACAGACGCGCCGTGCAGCGCGCTCTCCGTCATCTACACCGACGAGGGCGTCTTTGAGGAATACCTCTTCCTGCCCGCGAATCCCAACCTTGTGCTCGTCGACACCGACGTCGTCGCGGCGGCGCCCGCGCGCCTGCTTGTCAGCGGCATGGGCGACGCGCTCGCGACCTACTTCGAGGCCCGCGCCGTAAAGGCCTCCGATTCCGGCACCTGCGCCGGCGGCAAGGCGACAAACGCCGCCATCTCGCTCGCGAAGCTCTGCTACGACACGCTGATCGAAAACGGCCTCCGCGCCAAGCTCGCCGTTGAGCGCCACGTCTGCACCAAAGCTGTAGAAAACATCATCGAAGCCAATACATTCCTCAGCGGCATCGGCTTTGAAAGCGGCGGCCTCGCCGCGGCGCACGCCGTGCATAATGGCCTGACCGTACTTGAGGCGAGCCACCAGTTCTATCACGGCGAGAAGGTCGCCTTTGGCACGCTTGTGCAGCTTGTGCTCGAAGACGCGCCGACGGAAGAGATCGAAGAGGTCATCGACTTCTGTCTCGACGTCGATCTGCCCGTATGCCTTGAGGATATCGGCATCATCAACCCGAAGCCCGAGGAGATCATGGCGGTGGCGGAGGCGACCTGCGTGCCCTCCGAGACGATCCACTCCATGCCCTTCGAGGTGACGGCGGACAAAGTCTTCGCCGCGATCATGGGCGCGGACGCCCTCGGACGCTTCTACAAGGGCAAATAAAATTTTACGTCTGTCGTACTAAAGGCCTTCGGCGTTCGCCGGAGGTCTTTTTCATTTTTTACATTTGGCGGCGGGGATTTTTTGCGTCCGCCATAAAAAACACACAACGTGATGATAAAATGGAATGACATAAAGAATAAAAGAGGACGCGAAGTTCCGAAGGGGCAAATAATGATGGCTGAAAAAAAACGCATATACCTGATGAGGCACGCGAAGCCCGAGCTGCCGATGAACGGCCGGATATATTACGGACAGACCGACTACCCGCTGGCCCCTCAGGGGGTTGCGGCGGCGAAAGAGGTTGGCGAATACCTCAAGGGTAAAATCACCTTTGATTATCTGTACGCGAGCGATATGATACGCGCGCAGCAGACGGCGAAACTCGCGGCCCCTTACCTTCCGATAAATACGGTCCCCGCGCTGCGCGAGGTGAACCTCGGCGAGTGGGAGGGACGCGGCTACGACGAGGTGCGGGAGCAGTTCCGTGAGATATATGAGGCGCGCGGCGTGAAGTTCGCCGAGGTCGCTCCTCCCGGCGGCGAGACCTTCCGTGAGCTGCAGAGGCGCACGGTGCCCGCCTTCGAGGAGATAGAGTCGGCGCATGAAGGCGGCAGCATCCTCATTGTGGCGCACGGCGCCGCGATCTGGAGCATCATGGCGCGTTATTTTGGTTTCGATCTCAACGACATGTTCTTCTTCCCGCAGGACTACTGCGGCATACACGTCGTTGAGCCGGCAGGCGGACGTATGCGGCTCTGTCAATATAACTGGCTGCCGCTGCTCAAAGCGGCGGGGTAAAATATCCGGGGCCTTTGCGGTCCTCAGAACTCAGAAGGTGGCAGGAAGATGAGGAGAAATAGGGGCGGTATAACTACGGTCCTGGTGATAATAATAGTTGTCGCGATGCTTGCCGCGACGGCCTGGCTCGTGTTGGAGACTCTGAGAAAGCGCAGCGCCGAACAGGGGCTGTCCTATCTGCAAAGCGGCGACTATACCCAGGCGGCGCTCTGCCTGGAGAGGGCGGCGCGCTATTCTCTGCGCCCCGACGCGTCGGTACTCTTCCACCTTGCCGAGGCGCGGCTGAAACTTGGCGGCCTCGCGGAGGCGAAGGGCGGCTTTGAACGGGTGATCTCTCTTGAGCCGCGGAACGCCGCCGCAAGATATGAGCTTGGAAAAATATATATCGGAGAAAAGAACTTCGGGGCGGCGAGGTCTGAGATTACGGCGCTCGAGGAGATCGGTACGGAAGAGGCGAAGGAATACGCCGACGAACTTAAGGGAGCGATCCAGACCGGGGCCGTGAAGGGTTTCTTCAACGAACTCCTGAAAAAGATACTCCCAGGCGGCGTTCCCGACGCGTTGAAAAACGCCGTGCCGGAGACCGAAGAATAACGGTAGCCCCGCGAAAGGAAAAGTGCGATGAGGATAAAATACAAAGCGCTCTCGGCGGCGCTCCTGCTGCTTGGGTTTACGGCGCTTCCGGCCTTCAGCGCGGAGGCTCCGAAGGTGATCGAAGTCGCGAAGAGCCCGCTTCATAAAAACTACTTTGAGATCCCCGTTGCCGTCGTGCCGCGCGCGGGCTACAACTTTAAAAAAACGGAGTCCGGCGCCGCCGACAACGCCAAAAAAGTCTCTCTTGACGCCGTGCTGCTCCACATGCCCTATACGCGGCTGCTGGAAGAGATAGCGAACGACTGCCTCAAAAAAGAAAACATGGAGGTCAAATCACGCTCCTCCTTTATCTGGAACGGCAGCGCGACGGAGCTTCTCAAAATCTTCCAGCCGAGCGGCAAAACCGTGATCGGGAAATGGGTCCTCATCGTAGACCGCGGGGCCGATACCTGCTGGATGATAAGCGGGGCCTACAGCGCCAAAGACGCGGCGGCGGCCCAGGCCGTGCTTGATACCTTAAAAAGCGCCTGGTGGCCCTCCGATGATACGGTGCCGCAGGAGGCCTCGGGCATGCTTCTCGCGAACGTAAAAACAGAGGAGACCCCTTTTCGTATCGCGGGATTTTGCCAGGACTCGCTGATATACACGAAAGACGGGCGTATCCCGACGCAGGACCCGGACCAGGCGCTCTACGTGATATCGCACGTC is part of the Cloacibacillus sp. genome and harbors:
- a CDS encoding tetratricopeptide repeat protein; amino-acid sequence: MRRNRGGITTVLVIIIVVAMLAATAWLVLETLRKRSAEQGLSYLQSGDYTQAALCLERAARYSLRPDASVLFHLAEARLKLGGLAEAKGGFERVISLEPRNAAARYELGKIYIGEKNFGAARSEITALEEIGTEEAKEYADELKGAIQTGAVKGFFNELLKKILPGGVPDALKNAVPETEE
- a CDS encoding glycerol dehydrogenase; this encodes MSNIIIAPGKYVQGKGELSKLGGYVEKLGAKPFILVSPSGMKRVKEPITRSFGATPLVFEEFCGECSKKEINRLIEKMGGCDVVIGVGGGKILDTVKAVAYYAKKPVVIVPTIASTDAPCSALSVIYTDEGVFEEYLFLPANPNLVLVDTDVVAAAPARLLVSGMGDALATYFEARAVKASDSGTCAGGKATNAAISLAKLCYDTLIENGLRAKLAVERHVCTKAVENIIEANTFLSGIGFESGGLAAAHAVHNGLTVLEASHQFYHGEKVAFGTLVQLVLEDAPTEEIEEVIDFCLDVDLPVCLEDIGIINPKPEEIMAVAEATCVPSETIHSMPFEVTADKVFAAIMGADALGRFYKGK
- a CDS encoding histidine phosphatase family protein, with amino-acid sequence MAEKKRIYLMRHAKPELPMNGRIYYGQTDYPLAPQGVAAAKEVGEYLKGKITFDYLYASDMIRAQQTAKLAAPYLPINTVPALREVNLGEWEGRGYDEVREQFREIYEARGVKFAEVAPPGGETFRELQRRTVPAFEEIESAHEGGSILIVAHGAAIWSIMARYFGFDLNDMFFFPQDYCGIHVVEPAGGRMRLCQYNWLPLLKAAG